Sequence from the Blochmannia endosymbiont of Colobopsis nipponica genome:
TTAATTTTTTTATTAATAAAGATAATTCTTTGCTAGGGTAACAATGAATTAAAGGTAAATGCCACGCTTCTTTACCTAAATTAATTAATTGTTTAACTAAATTATCTCCTGCTGGCGATGGACGGGTTATTAAAATTTTTTTTTATTTGTTTGCATATTTTAGAATTTAAAATTTATTTGCTGTTAATTATTAGTTCTCTTGCGATCTTTATGCTTAAAATTTTTCTTTCTTTTATAAGTGCAGTACCTTCACTGCGTATAATTTTTTTTTTATTAGTTGAGTAAATTAATGCCCTTAACCATATGTAATTATTATTTTTGATTTCAGCATAACTGGCAATTGATGATTTACAATTACTTTTTAGCAAAAAATTAACATTGCGTTCAGTTTCAATGCATAGAGAAGTTATTTGATGGTGCAATGGTTTTAATAATGCTAAAGTTTCATCATCTTTTAATCTATATTCGATTCCTAATGCTCCTTGTCCCATAGCAGGTAAAAAGTTAGCCGGATCGATTGACATACGGATATAATTATTTAATGATAAGCGTTTAAGTCCTGCTGTCGCTAGGATTAAGGCGTCGTAGTGGCCTTGATTTAATTTTTTTAATCTGGAGTCAATATTTCCTCTTATATTTTTTATTTTTAAGTCTGGCCTATGTTCGTATAATTGACATTGACGTCGCAGACTTGAAGTACCTACTATTGCTCCATTTGGTAAATTTTCTAATTTGGAATATCGTAAACTAACAAAAGCGTCTCGTGGATCGTCTCGTTTACATATTACTGCTATACCAAGACCTTTAGGGAAAGAGATACTTACATCTTTCATTGAATGCACTGCAATATCAGCATGATGGTTAAGTAAAGCATATTCTAATTCTTTAATAAATAATCCTTTTCTGTTAATGTTTTCTAATTCTTTATTTAATGCTAGATCCCCTATTGTGATTATTGGAATTAGCTTTATTTGTAAATTTGGGTGATAATGAAGCAATTTATTATATATATAATTTGTCTGGCATAATGCAAGTGGACTATTGCGTGTAGCTATTTTTAGGGTTTTAAGATGCATATCGTTATTTATCTTTGTTTTTAAAAATTTCATTATGTTTATATTGTTTTTAATGAAGTATTAATTTTATTGATAGAATAACATTTTAATCATTTTTAGTTTACTTGTCTTTATATACAATTATTAAATTTTTTTATTTATTTGAGTGAATTATGATAATTTTATTATATTGAATTTTAAATATATCATTAGTATTAATATAGATTTTGAAATTAATTAAATTTATTTATATAAATTTTTATTAAATTATTAATTTTTATTTTTAAATTTTTGATAAAGTAATTTTATAAGTTAGTTTTTATTTGATTTTATAAAATTATTGTTTATTTAAGTATCTATACATATAGATATAGTATATATTTTTTTTTTGAAATTATGATTAAATTTTTCTTTATTCCTGATGATTAAATTTAGTTATATTTTAAAATATTTATTAATTTTATATGTGTTTTTGTATAGTAAATATTTATGAAGTTTATTAATAATTTATTTATTTATTAATATGAAGATAATGATAGAGTTTTGTTTAGTATATTTAATTTTAATATAATTAAAATTAAATATACTAATAATGGTATGATATTTTGATTTTTATAATTTTATTATAATTAATAATTTAGTAACTGTAATTGTAAATATATTATGAGAATGTTATTTTTTTATTTTCCCATTGATTTTTAAATATAAATTTAATTTTACTAGTTGATAAATAGCTAATTTACGTAATATTTATTATATTATTGTTATTTTAATTGTATTACTTATTGAGGTATCAATGCGATTTTCTAAAATGCATGGATTGGGTAATGATTTTATGATTGTAGATGGAATAACACAAAATATTGCATTTACGCGAAAAACAATCTGTCGTTTGTCTGATCGACGGTATGGAGTAGGTTTTGATCAATTATTATTAGTAGAGTTATCAGAGCGTTTCGGAATAGATTTTAATTATCGTATTTTTAATGCTAATGGTCAAGAAGTAAATCAGTGTGGTAATGGTGTTCGTTGTTTAGGTAGTTTTGTAAAAATTAAGAAATTAACTTATAAAAATATCGTTTATGTTAGTACTAGAACCAGATGCATGATGTTATCTTTTATTAGGGATGATTATATTAAAGTGAATATGGGGGAACCTGATTTTTGTCCCGCCAGGGTTCCGTTTAAAGCTTGTAAAATAGAAAATAGTTATGTTTTATATGTTGCTGGGCAAGCTATGTTATGTGGTGTTGTTTCAATTGGCAATCCTCATTGCATTATTCTAGTGGATAATGCGGATATTGTTAACGTTACAGCTATTGGTGCTTTGTTGTCACAGAATCCTAGATTTCCTGAAGAGACTAATGTTGGTTTTATGCAGATTGTTAATTATAATCATATTCGTTTAAGAGTATATGAAAGAGGTGTTGGCGAAACACAGTCCTGTGGTAGTGGTGCATGTGCGGCTGTTGCTGTAGGTATTCAACGGGGGTTATTATCTGAACAAGTGAATGTAGATCTTTTAGGTGGAGCATTATTAATTAATTGGAAAGGGGTTGGACATGCTTTGTATATGACTGGATCAGCTACTCATGTTTATGATGGAGATATTAGTTTAAATTTTTAATATATAAACCGGTGATTTCTTATTTATCATGTTATTTATTTTGTTAACAAAAATTTCTTAATTTAATTTTTATTTTGTTTTCTTCATTTAAGCGTGTGAAAAGTAATAATTTTTGGTTGTTAGTTATTTAGTTATATTTTGTTAATTTGGAGATTTATATTGTTAATATTTCGTCGTTTATTAAGGCCTTTATATATATTAACTTTTAATTTAGACGATGTTTTATGATAATCGTTCAGTTATTGCTAATGTGGAGATAAATTAATTTTATTTTACGACATCATTATGCTAATAGTAATAATTTAAGTATTAGGGAACATTGAAAGTTACGTTGTATTTTACTTCAACATGAATCAAATTTTTATTATAATATTAATTATTGGCACTGGTAATTTATTAGTTTAGTTTTATAGATTTTTGGTTTAGTTTAAATGAAGCTTCTGTAGGTATCGATAGTTCAATGGAGATTTTTATTGATTGGCATAGTGAAATTAATATTATCTTATGAATACATATTCTATATTGAATATTTTAATTTCTAGTTGTCATTAGTTGTTATTACTAATAGTAATGTTAATTTAGTTATGTATGGTTTAGATAAATATTTTAGTTATGCTTTTCGTGTCTGAATTGATGATTGTGTAAAACCATATGAAGATATGTATTTTATGACGGTAAAATAATTAGGTATATTTTGCAGAATATTATGCATATAGGTAATGATGTAATCATAGATATATAGAGCTATTAATTGGTGGGTTCAGGTTTCTTGTATGATGAATATGTTGAGAATTATCGTTTGGTTTTAATAAGAGTTATGTACCTCATTTAGATATTTCAAAATTGTTTTTTTTGACAGAATTGTTATAATAAATAAAATTTTTATGTATATGATTTTCATTTTTTTTTGAATTAAACATTTTCTTAATCTGCCCATGGATATTGTAAGTTTGTTTAATAAACTGAATGATAAACAGCGTGAAGCTGTTGTTGCTAAAGACAGTCATGTACTGGTTTTAGCTGGTGCTGGTAGCGGAAAAACTCGAGTATTAACCCATCGTGTTATTTGGTTGAAAATGATAAAGAATTATTCTTCTTCTTCAATTATGGCAGTAACTTTTACTAATAAAGCATCATTGGAAATGAAGAGTCGTATAAACGCTTTAATTGGTGATTTTTCTAAAGGAATGTGGATAGGTACATTTCATGGTTTTGCTTATTGTTTATTGCGCTCTCATTATTTAGATTCGAATTTGCCTAAAAATTTTCAAATAATAGATAGGAATGATCAGATATGTTTATTAACGAAATCTATTCGTTATCTTGGTTTAGATGAAAAAAAATGGCAACCTAATAGTGCTGTATGTTTTATTAGCGATAAAAAAAATAAATCTTCTCTATTTCCTAATGTTGATGGACGATCAAGTAAATCAGAAATTACTTGGTTGAATATCTATAAAGTTTATCAGAATATGTGTGATCGTGCTGGATTAGTAGATTTTGATGAACTTTTATGTCGTTTATATAATTTGTTACTGAATAATCCAGCTATTTTAGCTTATTATCGAAATAAGTTTGTTAATATTTTAGTGGATGAGTTTCAAGATACTAATAAAATGCAATATAATTGTTTGTATTTGTTATTAGGTGAAAAAAGCAATGTTATGATTGTTGGTGATGATGATCAATCAATTTATAGTTGGCGTGGCGCTCAGGTTGATAATATTTATAGATTTATTAGTGATTTTTCATCAACACGTATTATTCGTCTAGAACAAAATTATCGCTCTACTAATAACATTTTACAAACAGCTAATACTTTAATTTCCTATAATCAAAATCGTATTGCTAAGAAGTTATGGAGCACAGAAGGCAAAGGGAAGACTGTTTCTTTATATAGAGCAGTGAATGAATTAGATGAAGCATATTTTGTAATTAATTGTATAAAAGCTTGGCAACAAAAAGGAGGTTTATTGAATAATTGTGCCATTTTGTATCGTAGTAATATTCAATCTCTTGTTTTAGAGAGAGTATTGTTACATAGTAAGATTCCGTATAAGATATGGGGTGGTAGTATCAGGTTTTTTGAACGTCAAGAAATTAAAAATATGTTCGCGTACCTTCGTTTAATTATTAATAAAAGTGATGATGTTGCATATGAAAGAATTCTTAATGTTCCACCTAGAGGTATAGGAAAGCGTACGTTAGATTTAGTAAGAAATATATCTATTACTGATCAGTTGACTTTATGGGAAAGCACTAAGAATTTATTAAATAATACTAAATTAAAAACAAGAATTTTTAGAGTATTACAGGATTTTATTACTTTAATTAATTTTTTATCTGAAGAAATTGAACAGTTATCATTATTTGATCAAATAGATTTAGTAATAAAAGAAACTGGTTTGTTTTGTTTTTACAAGCAAATGCAAGGTTCTAAGTCTACGTTATGTATTGAGAGCTTTAAAGAAATCTTAGATGCTGCTCATCGTTTTGATCAAAATTATGAAAATAGAAGTGATAATATATCTGTTTTGCGTGATTTTGTTTCATATTATTTGTTAGAAAATGATAAAGATTATCGTAGTTCTGAATTATTTTCTGATCTTGATTCTGTTAATTTAATGACTTTACATGCTTCTAAAGGATTAGAATTTTCTCAGGTATTTATTGTTGGTATGGAGGAAGGTATTTTTCCTAGTCAAATGTCTTTATTAGGAGAAAAGCAAGTAGAAGAAGAACGTAGATTAGCTTATGTAGGTATTACCCGTGCGATGCATAGTTTAACTATTAGTTATGCTGAAAATCGTTTTATATATGGCAAAGCTATTATATGTAAAGTTTCCCGTTTTATTAATGAATTACCTAAAGAATGCATAAGTAATGTTTTTTTTTCAAATTGATTTCAGGAGATTAGATTGATATTATTTTATTACTGTTTTGTAACGTGATTTTAAAGATTATGTATTTTGATTAATAAATATATTTTATCTTAATTTTATAAATAAAATATGATAGACTGCCATTTTGATATATAAGTAGTTGTTGTTTTGTAGTGATTTTTTATTATGTTATAGTTTCAATTGTAATTGTAGGTTCGTTTTTTATTGTTGATTTGCTTTGTTTTTGTTATATTTTCCTGATTTATTTTAATGTATATTATTAATTTTATGTTAAATGTGTGTATATATTCCATTATATTGTGGTGTTGTTTTGGAAATTATGTCATTAAATATGTCGGTGTGGTGATTTCAAATTTAATTTTGTATTTGAGCGATATTTATTTAATATTGTCGAATGTTTTGTTGCTAGTTCTTATTTTAATTTCAGCAGTTTGATATATGATATGTTTTAGTTTTAATCACCAAGGAAATAGTGGTTATGCTTAGCGCTTTTAAATTGGAGAATAATCAATTAGTTAAGATTAAT
This genomic interval carries:
- the hemC gene encoding hydroxymethylbilane synthase, which produces MHLKTLKIATRNSPLALCQTNYIYNKLLHYHPNLQIKLIPIITIGDLALNKELENINRKGLFIKELEYALLNHHADIAVHSMKDVSISFPKGLGIAVICKRDDPRDAFVSLRYSKLENLPNGAIVGTSSLRRQCQLYEHRPDLKIKNIRGNIDSRLKKLNQGHYDALILATAGLKRLSLNNYIRMSIDPANFLPAMGQGALGIEYRLKDDETLALLKPLHHQITSLCIETERNVNFLLKSNCKSSIASYAEIKNNNYIWLRALIYSTNKKKIIRSEGTALIKERKILSIKIARELIINSK
- the dapF gene encoding diaminopimelate epimerase, yielding MRFSKMHGLGNDFMIVDGITQNIAFTRKTICRLSDRRYGVGFDQLLLVELSERFGIDFNYRIFNANGQEVNQCGNGVRCLGSFVKIKKLTYKNIVYVSTRTRCMMLSFIRDDYIKVNMGEPDFCPARVPFKACKIENSYVLYVAGQAMLCGVVSIGNPHCIILVDNADIVNVTAIGALLSQNPRFPEETNVGFMQIVNYNHIRLRVYERGVGETQSCGSGACAAVAVGIQRGLLSEQVNVDLLGGALLINWKGVGHALYMTGSATHVYDGDISLNF
- a CDS encoding UvrD-helicase domain-containing protein, translating into MDIVSLFNKLNDKQREAVVAKDSHVLVLAGAGSGKTRVLTHRVIWLKMIKNYSSSSIMAVTFTNKASLEMKSRINALIGDFSKGMWIGTFHGFAYCLLRSHYLDSNLPKNFQIIDRNDQICLLTKSIRYLGLDEKKWQPNSAVCFISDKKNKSSLFPNVDGRSSKSEITWLNIYKVYQNMCDRAGLVDFDELLCRLYNLLLNNPAILAYYRNKFVNILVDEFQDTNKMQYNCLYLLLGEKSNVMIVGDDDQSIYSWRGAQVDNIYRFISDFSSTRIIRLEQNYRSTNNILQTANTLISYNQNRIAKKLWSTEGKGKTVSLYRAVNELDEAYFVINCIKAWQQKGGLLNNCAILYRSNIQSLVLERVLLHSKIPYKIWGGSIRFFERQEIKNMFAYLRLIINKSDDVAYERILNVPPRGIGKRTLDLVRNISITDQLTLWESTKNLLNNTKLKTRIFRVLQDFITLINFLSEEIEQLSLFDQIDLVIKETGLFCFYKQMQGSKSTLCIESFKEILDAAHRFDQNYENRSDNISVLRDFVSYYLLENDKDYRSSELFSDLDSVNLMTLHASKGLEFSQVFIVGMEEGIFPSQMSLLGEKQVEEERRLAYVGITRAMHSLTISYAENRFIYGKAIICKVSRFINELPKECISNVFFSN